GCTTTTCCAGTGCCGGGGGCGGCGCCGGGGCCGGGGCAGAGGGCGGTGTCGGGGCCGAGGGGGGCGCCCGGGCCGACGGCGTCTGGCTCGGCGAAGGCGGGTGGCCCGGTGCGCCGACGCTCGCCGGGCAGGTCCGGGAGCTCCTGGAGGAGCACGCGGCCGGTCGGCCCGCGCCCTGGACCGAGGAGCTGCTCCGGACCCTGCACGCCGCGCTCGACGACCGCGTCGACGACCGGATCGCGCTGATCCTCGCCCAGCTGCGCAGCCCCGACCGGTGGCAGCGGTCGGACGCGATCTGGCTGTGCGGCGGGTTGATACGCGTGTGGCGCGGGCGGTACGAGGAGATCGTCCGGCTCGTCGGCGCGCAGCTCCACGATCCGGAGCCGCGGCTCCGGGAGGCCGCCACCTCGTTCCTGGAGCGGCTCTTCGAGCTGGGCGGGCCCGCCGCGGACGCGCTCGCGGTCCGGCTGACGGACGACCCGGACCTGCCCGGTGCCTCGCGGGACGGCTCCTGCGGGCTCGTCGGGCGGTCCGGTCGGGACGGGGCGCTCCTCGCGCTGGCGCGTGCCGGGGACACCCGCGCGGTCCCGCTGCTCGCCCGCGTCCTGGAGGAGCCCGACGTGCGGCGCGAGCTGCTGTACGCCATGGACGGCCTCGGGCCGGCCGCGGCGGGCCTCGCCCCGCTGCTGCGGCGCCGGCTCGCCGAGGTCGAGCTCGACGAGGGGCTGTTCGACCGGGCGGCGCCCTTGCTCTACGCCCTCGCGGCGGTACGGGGCGGACAGGCGGTCCCCGAGGTCCTGCGGGTGCTGCGCGGTGCGCCGGAACACCGGCGCGACTGGGTGCGGGAGGCGGCCCTGCGGACCCTGGCGGCCTTCGGCCCCGCGGCCCGGGAGGCCGTACCGGACCTGCGCGGGCTGCTGGACGCCGACTCGGCCGCGGTCTCCACGATGGCGGCGCGGGCGCTGTGGGCCGCCGAGGGTGACCGGGGGGACGTGCTGCCGGCCCTGGAGCGGTGGCTGCGGCCCGGCTCCTCGGCCCCGGACTGGTGTTGCGCGGCCCTGGCCCTCGCGGCGATCGGCCCGGCGGCGGCCGGTTCGGCGGCCTCGCTCCGGCCGGGTCTCGCCTCGCGGGACCTGTGGGTACGGGTCCGCAGCGCGACGGCCCTGTGGCGGGTCTCCGGCCGCGCCGACCAGGCGCTTCCCGTGCTGCTCGCGGTCTGGGAGGAGAACCGGCACGCGCGCGTGGACATCGCGGAGTGTCTGGCGGAGATGGGCCCGGCGGCGTCGGACGCCCAGCTGACGATCCTCACCGAGCTCACCCGAAGACGCCGTCACAACGCCCGCGAGGGCGGCTCCGGCAGCCATGACATCCATCAGGACGAGAAGCTTCTGACCTTGTGCAGGGCGGCCCTGGCGCGGATGGAGCGGGGCGCTTTCTGAGCCCCGCGCACGGCGTGCACCCTCAGTCCCCGGGCGCCTTCGGGCGGTCGTCGCGGACCAGGAAGACCGCGACCGGCGCGAAGACGATCATGAGGATGGTGGCCGACGCGGCCAGGAGCGACCAGCCGCCGGACTGGCCGGTGACCGCCTCGTCGACCCCGCCGGAGGCCAGGAACGTCGTCGGGTCGGTCAGCGCGTGCAGCACGATCGCGGTCCAGATCGTGCCGGTCACCAGCATCGACAGGTACATGCAGGTGCCGAAGGCGAAGGTGTAGACGACGGTCAGCAGGACCGTGCTCGGCTCCATGCCGGACAGCAGGTTGACGACGTGCATCAGGGCGAAGAGCGCGGACGACACCACCATCACGAAGCGCTCGGGGTGCCCGGCGCCCCGGAGCATCCTCACCGCGATGCCCCGCGTCGCGAGCTCCTCCGCCACGCCCACGCAGACGCCGAGCAGCAGCATCAGGGCGATGCGGTCCGGGTCCCAGGCGCTCCAGTCGGTGGCGCCGACGTGTCCGGCGACGGCGAGGAGGACCAGCGCGGGCGCGATCCACATCCGTCGCATAAACGCGGCCAATCGTTCCCTCGCACCATAGGCCGACCGTGATGCGGGCCGGAGCCCCGCCCCACGGCTCCCCCACCGAGAGGCAAAAGGAATATCTCTCCGCATATGGTCGACGGGACACGGGCCCCACTGGACCGCCGTGCCCGAGGAGCAGGAGGAACAGCGCGTGAGACCGCACGCCGCAGCCGCCCGGGGAGTGGCCGGAGTCCTGTGCGTGCTCGCCGCGGCGACCGGCTGCGGCGGCGGGGAGGGCGGGCTCCGGAGCGCCGGACCCACGCCCACCGCCGTCGGGCCCGTACGGCTCTGGCCGGATCTGCCGCCCGCCACCGATCCGCCGATCGACTACGGCGAGTCGGACACCCAGCGCGTCCCCGGCGTGAAGGTGCCGGACAACGACGTCCGGCACGTCGCCCCCGCCGAGGTCGTCCGCGCCGAGGTGCGCGCGCACCCCGACACGTACTCCGGCGCCGACGGCCTGTACGAGGAGACCGCCCGGGCGATCGAGGCCTGCGCCGCGAAGCCCGACGGGTGTCCCGTCCTGCGGCCGTACTACCACGACCTCACCGGCAACGGCCGGGACGAGCTCATCGTCGGGATCCGGATGCCGGACCAGCAGGTCGGGGTACGCGTCTACCTCGCCGAGAACGGCGGGCTCACCCGGATCATGTCCACCGTCGACCAGGTCATCAGCGTGGAGCTGGCCGGCCGGGACCTGATCATGCGGGTGAGTTCGGCCGGCATTCCCGGCTACGAGTACCGCACGGCCTGGTCCTGGGACGAGCAGCAGCACAGCATGCTGCCCACCCGGGACGAGATCCTCCGCGTGGCGCCCCCTGGCGCCCGGGCGTCGGCCGTGCCGCCCGCGCCCGATCTCGTGAGCCCGTCGCCCACGCCCGCGCTGCCGGCGCCCGTACCCACGCCCGCGCCCGTACCGGCCCCCGTACCCCTGTCCGAGGAGCCGGGCCCGTGAGAACGCCCCGGCTGCCCGCCTGGACCGCGACCCTCACCTGGAAGGCCGCGGTCTTCATCGCGGTCATGTGCTGCGCCCTCGCCGCGCTCCTCGGCGTCCTCGTCCACGTCTCGGTGACCGGCCAGACCGTGCACGACGCACGGGAGAAGGCCCTCACGCGGCTCACCGAGGTCAGCCGCCTCTACGAGGCGGGCGAGCCCCTCCCCCGGTTCTCCGGCCTCGACCCGGAGGGGCTTCCGGCGCCGCTGCGTGCGCTCGCCGTCCGGGGCGAGCACGGCACGATGGTCGCGGACCACGACGGCCGGCCGACGATGTGGGCGGCGGGGCCCGCGGACGGCCGCGCGCTCGCCGTCCGGTTCGACTACTCGCAGAGCGCCGAGACGATCGACGCGCTCGACCGGTCGATCGTCGGCTCCTCCGTCCTCGCGATCGGGGCGACGCTGCTCGTCGGCGCCTTCGCCGTCACCCGGGTCACGCGCCGGCTGCACCTCACCGCCCAGGTGGCCCGCCGGATCAGCGCCGGGGACCTGGACGCACGCGTCAACGACCCCCGCACCGAAGACCCTTCGCGCTCCCAGGACGAGGTGGCGACGGTCTCCGGGGCGCTCGACACGATGGCCTCCTCGCTCCAGCGGAAGCTGCAGAGTGAGCAGCGGTTCACCGCCGATGTGGCGCACGAGCTGCGGACCCCGCTGACCGGGCTCTCGGCCGCCGCCGAACTGCTGCCGGACGGACGGCCCTCGGAGCTCGTCCAGGACCGGGTGAAGGCGATGCGCGACCTCACCGAGGACCTCCTGGAGATCTCGCGGCTCGACGCCCGCAACGAGGCCGTGGACCTCGCGGTGCACGAGCTCGGCCCGCTCGCCGCGCGGGTGGTCCGCGCCTCGGGCACGCCGACGGAGGTACGGGTCGTCCGGGACGCCACCGTGGAGACGGACCGGCGGCGCCTGGAGCGGGTCCTCGGCAATCTGATCGCCAACGCGCACAAGCACGGCGCGCCTCCGGTGGTGGTGACGGTGGACGGGCCGACGGTGACCGTGCGGGACCACGGGCCCGGCTATCCCGGGTACCTGCTGGAGTCGGGGCCGCAGCGGTTCCGCACCGAGAGCGGGGGCAAGGGGCACGGTCTGGGGCTGACGATCGCGGTGGGGCAGGCGGAGGTGATCGGCGCCGAGCTGGTGTTCGCCGACGCCGACGAAGGAAGCGGTGCCGTCGCCCGGCTCCGGCTGCCGGAGTACGTCCGCCTCACGGAACCCGGCCCCGACTCCGTACCGGGAGACTGAACAGCACCACACGGCACACCGTCACACAAAAGGGACATAGGGCATACCGCTTGCTACGTTGCGGACCATGACCGCCACTCCGCGCACGGACGCTCCCCCGCCCGGGGTACGCATCCCGAAGCGCCGCGGCGTGGAACTCTCCCTCCTCGTCGGCGCCGTCCTCATCTCCGTCTCCGGTTACGCGGCCGTCGGCCTCGCCCGCAGCGGCGCCGTGCCGCCGGACGCCGCCCGCTACGGCGCCGGGCTCGGGCTGCTCGCGCTCGTCGCCCATCTCGCGGTCCGCTTCCGCGCCCCGTACGCCGACCCGCTGCTGCTGCCGATCGCGGTCCTGCTCAACGGCCTCGGCCTGGTGCTGATCTACCGCCTCGACCTGGAGACGCCGAGGGACCAGGCGGCGGCGACGCAGCTCGTCTGGTCGACGCTCGGGGTCGCGCTCTTCATCGTGGTCGTCCTGCTCCTGCGCGACCACCGCACGCTCCAGGGGTACGCATACGTCTCCGTGGCCGCCGCGCTCGCCCTGATGATCCTGCCGATCTTCTTCCCCGCCGTGAACGGCGCCAAGATCTGGATCAGGATCGGCGGGCTCTCCTTCCAGCCCGGCGAGTTCGCGAAGATCCTGCTCGCCGTCTTCTTCGCCGCGTACCTCTCCGCCAACCGCAACGCCCTCGCGTACACCGGCCGCCGGATCTGGAAGCTCCAGTTCCCCACGGGCCGGGTGCTCGGGCCGATCGTGGCGATCTGGCTGCTGAGCGTCGGCGTCCTCGTCCTGGAGCGGGACCTCGGCACCTCGCTGCTCTTCTTCGGCCTCTTCGTGATCATGCTGTACGTGGCGACCGGCCGGACCGGCTGGATCGCGGTCGGGCTCGTCCTGGCCTCCGCCGGGGCCTTCCTCGTCGGCTCGCTCGAACCGCACGTGCACAGCAGGGTGGAGGACTGGCTCGACCCGTTCGCCTCGATCCGGGCGGGCGAGGGGCCGGGGCAGCTCGCGCAGTCGCTGTTCGCCTTCGCCGCCGGCGGGATGCTCGGCACGGGGCTCGGTCTCGGCCATTCCGTCCTCATCGGCTTCGCCGTGAAGTCGGACTTCATCCTGGCGACGGCGGGCGAGGAGCTCGGACTCGTCGGCCTCACCGCGCTCTTCCTCCTGTACGCGCTCCTCGTCGCCCGCGGCTACCGCGCCGGCCTCGCGCTGCGCGACCCCTTCGGGCGGCTGCTCGCGATCGGGCTCGCCTCGATCGTGGCGCTCCAGGTCTTCGTGATCGCGGGCGGGGTGATGGGGCTCATCCCGCTCACCGGCATGGCGATGCCGTTCCTGGCCCAGGGAGGCTCGTCGGTGGTCACCAACTGGGTGATCGTGGCGCTCCTCATCCGGGTCAGCGACTCGGCCCGTGCGCCGCAGCCCGACTCCGCCGACACCGGGACGCTCGCCCCGGTCAGGGAGGACACCCCCTTCCGGGAGGACGCCCCGTGACCCCGCACCTCCAGGAGGGCGCCCCGTGATCCGGTACATCCGGCGGGCCGCCGCCCTCTGCCTCGTCCTCCTCGTCGCCCTCCTCGTCAACGCGGCCCGCGTGATGGTCTTCGAGGCCGAGGAGCTCGACGACAACCCGGCGAACCGGCGGATCGCCATCGACCGGTACGCGGAGCCGCGCGGCGAGATCGTCGTCGACGGGAAGCCGGTGACCGGCTCCCGGGACAGCGGACAGCAGCTGCGCTGGGAACGGACCTACCGGCAGGGGCCGTTGTACGCGCCGGTGACCGGCTTCGCCTCCCAGACGTACGGCACGACGCTCGTCGAGCACGCCGAGGACGCGGTCCTCGGCGGGACGGACCCGATGCTCGCGCCACTGCCGCTCTGGAACGACCTCACCCGGGGCCGGCAGCCCGGCGGCGACGTCCTGACGACGATCCGCGCCCCGATGCAGGAGGCGGCCTACCGGGGGCTCGACGGGAAGCGGGGCGCGGTCGTCGCGGTCGAGCCGTCCAGCGGCCGGATCCTGGCGCTCGTCAGCTCGCCCTCGTACGACCCGGGGGTCCTCTCGGGGACCGGCAAGGAGGTCAAGGACTCCTGGAAGCGGCTCGTCTCCTCGCCGAACCAGCCGATGCTGAACCGGGCGCTGCGCCAGACGTACCCACCCGGCTCCACCTTCAAGATCGTGACGGCCGCGGCGGCCCTCGACGCGGGCGTGGTGCGGGACGTGGACGCGCCGACCGACACCCCGGACCCGTTCGTCCTCCCGGGCACCCGGCAGGTGCTGCCGAACGAGGCGAAGGGCTGCGCGGACGCGTCCCTCGCGTACGCGATCCAGTGGTCGTGCAACACGGTGATGGCCGGGCTCGGGGTGGAGGTCGAGCTCACCGGGATGGTCGACGCGGTCGAGGGCTTCGGCTTCAACGACACGGGCCTCCAGGTGCCGTCCTGGGTCGCGAAGTCGAACTTCGACCGGGAGATGAGCCCGGACCAGCTGGCGCTCTCGTCGATCGGGCAGTTCGACACGACGGCGACCCCGCTCCAGATGGCGCTGGTCGCGGCGGCCGTGGCCAACAACGGCGAGATCGCCCACCCGTACCTCGTCGACCGCACCACGACCTCCGGCGGGACGACGGTGGACCGTACGGGCCGGCGCAGCTACCGGCAGGCGATGAACCCCTCGACGGCGATCCAGCTCCAGCGGCTGATGGTGAAGGCGGTCGAGGAGGGCACGGGCACGAACGCGGCGATCCCCGGGGCGCGGGTCGGCGGCAAGACGGGCACCGCGCAGCACGGGTTCGGCAACACGGGCACCCCGTACGCCTGGTTCATCGCCTGGGCGCAGGCGGAGGGCACGGCCCAGCCGGCGGTCGCGGTGGCGGTCGTCGTCGAGGACGCCGAGGCGTCCCGTACGGACATCAGCGGGGGCGGGAGCGCGGCGCCGATCGCGCGGGCGGTGATGGAGGAGGCGCTGCGGCTGGAGGCGAAGGCACGGGGGTAGGCCCCCGCCCGTGGTCCTATTCCGCGGCCGCCCCGTCCGCGATCGCGTCCGCCACCTCCGTCACCCGCGCCCGCTCCTCCGCCGCGAAGCGCTCCGCGTCGAGCCGCTCCGCGATCTCCTCGTCCTGGGTCATCAGCAGATCGAGGTTGGAGTCGCCGAGGTCGAAGACCCCCATGTCGAGGTAGGCCTTCTGGAGGCGTTCGCCCCAGAGGCCGATGTCCTTCACGCAGGGGACGATCCGGCTGAAGAGGAGCTTGCGGAAGAGCTGGAGGAACTCGCTGCGCTCACTCAGCTCCTCGGCCTCCTTCCGGGGGATGCCGAAGTTCTCCAGGACCTCGACCCCGCGCAGCCGGTCGCGCATCAGGTAGCAGCCCTCGATGACGAACTCCTCGCGCTCGCGGAGCTCCGCGTCCGACAGCTGCCGGTAGTAGTCGCGCAGGGCCATCCGGCCGAAGGCCACGTGACGGGCCTCGTCCTGCATCACGTACGCGAGGATCTGCTTGGGCAGCGGCTTGTCGGTGGTGTCGCGGATCATGCCGAAGGCGGCGAGTGCGAGCCCTTCGATGAGGACCTGCATGCCGAGGTAGGGCATGTCCCAGCGGGAGTCGCGCAGGGTGTCGTCGAGGAGGCTCTTGAGGTTGTCGTTGATCGGGTAGAGCATCCCGATCTTCTCGTGAAGGAAGCGGCCGTAGATCTCGGCGTGCCGGGCCTCGTCCATGGTCTGGGTGGCCGAGTAGAACTTGGCGTCCAGGTCGGGGACGGCCTCGACGATCCGGGCGGCGCAGATCATGGCGCCCTGCTCGCCGTGGAGGAACTGGCTGAACTGCCAGGAGGCGTAGTGCCGGCGCAGGTCGCCCTTGTCCTTCTCGGTCATCTTCACCCAGTGGCGGGTGCCGTAGAGGTTCAGGACCTCGTCGGGGGTGCCGAGCGGGTCGTACGGGTCGACGTCGAGGTCCCAGGCGATGCGGGTGGAACTGTCCCACTGCTTGTCCTTGCCCTTCTGGTAGAGGGCGAGGAGCCGCTCGCGGCCTTCCTCGTACTCCCAGGAGAAGCGGGCGGCGCCGGTGGCCGGCACCTGCCAGGAGAGGGTGGGCTGGGCCGTGGTGTAGAGGTCGCGCGTCGACACTGACGCCTCCTTCGGGGGTCGGATGGCCGTTCCCGTGGTGCGGTTCCTTCGTGCGGTTCCTTCGTGCGGTTCCTTCGATTTCCTCGTACGAGTCCACCGGTCAGTTCACACGGTGGTAGACGGATCGTCAACAAGTCGCGCGCAAGGGATTGACGGCGTTACTGACGGGCCGCCTCACAAGGGTGACCCCTGGTAACGCGACGGCGTAGGCGGGATGGCAAAGCACCCGAACGCGCTCCGGTGGCCGTTCAG
The sequence above is a segment of the Streptomyces sp. NBC_01255 genome. Coding sequences within it:
- a CDS encoding FtsW/RodA/SpoVE family cell cycle protein — translated: MTATPRTDAPPPGVRIPKRRGVELSLLVGAVLISVSGYAAVGLARSGAVPPDAARYGAGLGLLALVAHLAVRFRAPYADPLLLPIAVLLNGLGLVLIYRLDLETPRDQAAATQLVWSTLGVALFIVVVLLLRDHRTLQGYAYVSVAAALALMILPIFFPAVNGAKIWIRIGGLSFQPGEFAKILLAVFFAAYLSANRNALAYTGRRIWKLQFPTGRVLGPIVAIWLLSVGVLVLERDLGTSLLFFGLFVIMLYVATGRTGWIAVGLVLASAGAFLVGSLEPHVHSRVEDWLDPFASIRAGEGPGQLAQSLFAFAAGGMLGTGLGLGHSVLIGFAVKSDFILATAGEELGLVGLTALFLLYALLVARGYRAGLALRDPFGRLLAIGLASIVALQVFVIAGGVMGLIPLTGMAMPFLAQGGSSVVTNWVIVALLIRVSDSARAPQPDSADTGTLAPVREDTPFREDAP
- a CDS encoding ferritin-like domain-containing protein, coding for MSTRDLYTTAQPTLSWQVPATGAARFSWEYEEGRERLLALYQKGKDKQWDSSTRIAWDLDVDPYDPLGTPDEVLNLYGTRHWVKMTEKDKGDLRRHYASWQFSQFLHGEQGAMICAARIVEAVPDLDAKFYSATQTMDEARHAEIYGRFLHEKIGMLYPINDNLKSLLDDTLRDSRWDMPYLGMQVLIEGLALAAFGMIRDTTDKPLPKQILAYVMQDEARHVAFGRMALRDYYRQLSDAELREREEFVIEGCYLMRDRLRGVEVLENFGIPRKEAEELSERSEFLQLFRKLLFSRIVPCVKDIGLWGERLQKAYLDMGVFDLGDSNLDLLMTQDEEIAERLDAERFAAEERARVTEVADAIADGAAAE
- a CDS encoding penicillin-binding transpeptidase domain-containing protein, whose protein sequence is MIRYIRRAAALCLVLLVALLVNAARVMVFEAEELDDNPANRRIAIDRYAEPRGEIVVDGKPVTGSRDSGQQLRWERTYRQGPLYAPVTGFASQTYGTTLVEHAEDAVLGGTDPMLAPLPLWNDLTRGRQPGGDVLTTIRAPMQEAAYRGLDGKRGAVVAVEPSSGRILALVSSPSYDPGVLSGTGKEVKDSWKRLVSSPNQPMLNRALRQTYPPGSTFKIVTAAAALDAGVVRDVDAPTDTPDPFVLPGTRQVLPNEAKGCADASLAYAIQWSCNTVMAGLGVEVELTGMVDAVEGFGFNDTGLQVPSWVAKSNFDREMSPDQLALSSIGQFDTTATPLQMALVAAAVANNGEIAHPYLVDRTTTSGGTTVDRTGRRSYRQAMNPSTAIQLQRLMVKAVEEGTGTNAAIPGARVGGKTGTAQHGFGNTGTPYAWFIAWAQAEGTAQPAVAVAVVVEDAEASRTDISGGGSAAPIARAVMEEALRLEAKARG
- a CDS encoding CPBP family intramembrane glutamic endopeptidase, translated to MWIAPALVLLAVAGHVGATDWSAWDPDRIALMLLLGVCVGVAEELATRGIAVRMLRGAGHPERFVMVVSSALFALMHVVNLLSGMEPSTVLLTVVYTFAFGTCMYLSMLVTGTIWTAIVLHALTDPTTFLASGGVDEAVTGQSGGWSLLAASATILMIVFAPVAVFLVRDDRPKAPGD
- a CDS encoding HAMP domain-containing sensor histidine kinase, which encodes MRTPRLPAWTATLTWKAAVFIAVMCCALAALLGVLVHVSVTGQTVHDAREKALTRLTEVSRLYEAGEPLPRFSGLDPEGLPAPLRALAVRGEHGTMVADHDGRPTMWAAGPADGRALAVRFDYSQSAETIDALDRSIVGSSVLAIGATLLVGAFAVTRVTRRLHLTAQVARRISAGDLDARVNDPRTEDPSRSQDEVATVSGALDTMASSLQRKLQSEQRFTADVAHELRTPLTGLSAAAELLPDGRPSELVQDRVKAMRDLTEDLLEISRLDARNEAVDLAVHELGPLAARVVRASGTPTEVRVVRDATVETDRRRLERVLGNLIANAHKHGAPPVVVTVDGPTVTVRDHGPGYPGYLLESGPQRFRTESGGKGHGLGLTIAVGQAEVIGAELVFADADEGSGAVARLRLPEYVRLTEPGPDSVPGD
- a CDS encoding PBS lyase — protein: MLTGIEEVDWASLGHAYGPADDVPALLRGLASADSAERETALDGMYGAVHHQGDVYDSTLACIPFLIELVADPAVQDRGGIVELLTSIGGIELDDDEELDEFDPDDEEFIPAANYAMAAAAIAAGADVFLGLVGDPDPEVRLAAPCALASLHPEPARVLTLLRESLTVERDTEVRLALVAAVGRIALRHASLRAETVEWLDWLARAAQDPGLRLASLAQLARCAPGEIPDDIVGWVTELLEEIRTGALRAGGGGGGGGGGFSSAGGGAGAGAEGGVGAEGGARADGVWLGEGGWPGAPTLAGQVRELLEEHAAGRPAPWTEELLRTLHAALDDRVDDRIALILAQLRSPDRWQRSDAIWLCGGLIRVWRGRYEEIVRLVGAQLHDPEPRLREAATSFLERLFELGGPAADALAVRLTDDPDLPGASRDGSCGLVGRSGRDGALLALARAGDTRAVPLLARVLEEPDVRRELLYAMDGLGPAAAGLAPLLRRRLAEVELDEGLFDRAAPLLYALAAVRGGQAVPEVLRVLRGAPEHRRDWVREAALRTLAAFGPAAREAVPDLRGLLDADSAAVSTMAARALWAAEGDRGDVLPALERWLRPGSSAPDWCCAALALAAIGPAAAGSAASLRPGLASRDLWVRVRSATALWRVSGRADQALPVLLAVWEENRHARVDIAECLAEMGPAASDAQLTILTELTRRRRHNAREGGSGSHDIHQDEKLLTLCRAALARMERGAF